A window of Nitrososphaerota archaeon contains these coding sequences:
- a CDS encoding sulfurtransferase TusA family protein gives MVAEIKPDYTLDTKGMLCPQPVLKTKVEIDKLKSGQILEILATDPAADPDLRAWAKRTGNIHLGTEVEGEVTKIYVKKK, from the coding sequence ATGGTGGCCGAGATTAAACCCGACTACACCCTTGACACGAAAGGAATGCTCTGTCCACAACCGGTTCTGAAGACAAAGGTCGAGATTGATAAGCTAAAGTCTGGGCAAATACTGGAGATACTCGCCACAGATCCTGCGGCGGACCCAGATCTCAGAGCTTGGGCTAAGAGGACGGGTAACATCCACCTCGGCACCGAAGTTGAAGGAGAAGTGACCAAAATTTATGTCAAAAAGAAGTAA